The following are encoded together in the Anopheles nili chromosome 3, idAnoNiliSN_F5_01, whole genome shotgun sequence genome:
- the LOC128727227 gene encoding uncharacterized protein LOC128727227, with amino-acid sequence MSVLRTLALLAIWATVVLAQRRLALPDPRSCANRVRHATYRDARGVAHSYFFSWEHAPTRSLEVDWLDARNICRRHCMDAVSMETPQENEFIKQRVARGNVRYIWTSGRKCNFAGCDRPDLQPPNENGWFWSGSGVKIGATTQRNTGDWSYTGGYGQPQPDNREAAQGNDESCLSILNNFYNDGLKWHDVACHHLKPFVCEDSDELLNFVRSRNPGIRL; translated from the exons ATGTCTGTACTGCGGACACTGGCGCTGTTGGCCATTTGGGCCACTGTCGTCCTGGCTCAGCGCCGTCTGGCCCTTCCGGATCCGAGAAGTTGCGCCAATC GTGTGCGACACGCGACGTACCGAGATGCTCGTGGTGTCGCTCATTCGTACTTCTTCAGCTGGGAGCATGCACCTACGCGTAGCCTGGAGGTAGATTGGTTGGATGCCCGGAACATTTGTCGCCGGCATTGCATGGACGCTGTGTCAATGGAGACGCCACAGGAGAACGAGTTCATCAAGCAACGTGTGGCTCGTGGCAATGTGCGGTACATCTGGACGTCTGGACGTAAGTGCAACTTCGCTGGATGTGATCGACCGGATCTTCAGCCTCCGAACGAGAACGGTTGGTTCTGGTCCGGTTCGGGTGTGAAGATTGGTGCGACAACGCAGCGCAACACTGGCGATTGGAGCTACACCGGCGGTTATGGACAGCCGCAACCTGATAACCGTGAAGCCGCCCAGGGTAACGATGAGTCGTGCCTTTCGATCCTGAACAACTTCTACAACGATGGGCTGAAGTGGCACGATGTGGCCTGTCATCATCTGAAGCCGTTCGTGTGCGAGGACTCCGATGAGCTGCTGAACTTTGTGCGTTCGCGCAACCCAGGCATCCGTCTGTAG